The following proteins are co-located in the Macadamia integrifolia cultivar HAES 741 chromosome 3, SCU_Mint_v3, whole genome shotgun sequence genome:
- the LOC122073071 gene encoding cytochrome P450 81Q32-like encodes MEQLWFSVILFLFILFISVNFLLHKLKKHNKNLPPSPFAFPIIGHLHLIKEPLHRSLHHLSDQYGPILYLHFGSRPVLLLTSPSAVEECFTKNDIIFANRPQLLVGRHLYNYTSLGAASYGFHWRNLRRLSTIELFSSTRLNIFSDLRREEVRLLLKDLYRVSSEDFVKVEMKSRLSDLSFNVIMRMISGKQYCKDEKGLEEAKEFQRIISEIFEVSGIPNLGDFFPGLSWVDCRGLEKRMKGLQRKADVLLQSLIDKNRKSHDYSCFAEEGDMKTMMDVLLSLQQREPDYYTDEIIKSFLLGLIVAGTDTSATTLEWAMSLLLNHPEVLCKVKAEVDDVILHDQDLDLFQREREPSHIPRPEAPHSSLIDEQQQLPKLKYLQCVINESLRLFPPAPLLVPHESSKDCTVGGFDVPSGTILLVNIWSIHRDNKLWEDPTSFKPERFIEEERKLPMMIPFGMGRRGCPAAGLANRVVGLALGTLIQCFEWERVREEEVVDLTEGPGLTAPKAKPLEAMCKVCPTMINVLSKL; translated from the exons ATGGAACAACTCTGGTTCTCTGTGATCCTCTTCTTATTCATCCTTTTTATCTCTGTCAATTTCTTGCTACATAAACTAAAAAAGCATAATAAGAACTTACCACCAAGCCCATTTGCCTTTCCGATCATCGGCCATCTCCATCTCATCAAAGAACCTCTCCACCGATCCCTTCACCATCTTTCCGACCAATATGGTCCAATCCTCTATCTTCACTTCGGATCCCGCCCCGTTCTTCTACTCACATCTCCGTCAGCCGTCGAGGAATGCTTCACCAAGAACGATATCATATTTGCAAATCGACCCCAACTTCTGGTAGGGAGGCACTTGTACAACTACACTTCACTTGGGGCCGCTTCTTATGGATTCCATTGGCGGAACCTCCGCCGCCTTTCTACAATCGAGCTCTTCTCCTCCACCCGCCTGAACATCTTTTCAGATCTCCGACGAGAAGAAGTGAGATTGCTACTTAAGGATCTGTACAGAGTTTCAAGTGAGGATTTTGTCAAAGTGGAAATGAAATCAAGGTTGTCAGATCTTTCATTTAATGTTATAATGAGAATGATCTCAGGGAAACAGTACTGTAAAGATGAGAAGGGTTTGGAAGAAGCTAAAGAGTTCCAAAGAATTATAAGTGAGATTTTTGAAGTTAGTGGGATACccaatttgggtgatttctttCCGGGTTTGAGTTGGGTTGATTGTCGTGGATTGGAGAAGAGGATGAAAGGCTTACAAAGGAAAGCAGATGTGTTGTTGCAGAGTTTGATTGACAAGAATCGGAAGAGCCATGATTATAGTTGTTTTGCAGAGGAAGGAGATATGAAAACGATGATGGATGTTCTTCTTTCGCTTCAACAAAGGGAGCCAGACTACTACACTGACGAAATCATTAAAAGCTTCCTGTTG GGACTGATTGTGGCCGGAACCGACACATCGGCGACGACATTAGAATGGGCGATGTCGCTTCTCCTTAACCATCCGGAGGTGTTATGCAAGGTTAAAGCCGAGGTAGATGATGTTATATTACACGATCAGGATTTAGATCTTTTCCAACGTGAAAGAGAGCCCAGTCACATCCCACGACCAGAAGCACCGCACTCGTCATTGATTGATGAACAACAGCAACTCCCTAAGCTGAAGTACCTCCAATGTGTGATCAACGAGTCATTGCGTTTGTTTCCACCGGCCCCACTTCTGGTGCCACATGAGTCATCCAAGGACTGCACTGTTGGAGGGTTTGATGTCCCAAGTGGTACAATCCTACTTGTCAATATATGGTCTATTCATAGAGACAATAAGTTGTGGGAGGACCCTACAAGTTTTAAGCCTGAGAGGtttattgaagaagaaaggaagctGCCGATGATGATCCCATTTGGGATGGGAAGGAGGGGATGCCCTGCCGCTGGGTTGGCCAATCGTGTGGTAGGGCTGGCTCTTGGGACACTAATTCAATGCTTTGAGTGGGAAAgagttagagaagaggaagtagTAGATCTCACAGAAGGGCCAGGGCTCACTGCACCAAAAGCCAAGCCCTTGGAAGCTATGTGCAAAGTATGCCCAACCATGATTAATGTCCTTTCCAAActctga